TGTATCAATCGTTAAAAGGAAAAATACCTATAATAGAAACAGAAAGAGTATTTTTTGATGAAATTGATAATTATGAATATCTTGATAACAAAAATAAAGTTATAAAACCTGCTGATGGGGTTTCATGCTCTGGGATTACTGTTGTTAATGATTTAAATGGATTTAAAGAGGCAGTTTATAATTTACAGACAGGAATACCTTATTTTATAGTTCAGGATTTTATAGAAGGTACCTCAGCCAGTGTAAGTCTGTTAAGTAATGGCAATGATGCACTACCATTAAGCTTGAATTACCAGAATATTGAACTTTCACAAGATGGAATTAATTACAAAGGTGGAAACGTGCCTTTAGAACATGAACTTGAAGATGAAGCCAAAAAAATCGCAAAAAATGCTGTAGAATCCATCAAAGGGTTAAAAGGTTATGTTGGGGTAGATATGATTCTTGGTGACAGGGCATATCTTGTAGAGATAAATTCAAGAATTACAACTCCATATGTTGCTTTAAGAGAAATTTTAGATTTAAATTTGGGCGAAGCGATAATAAATTCTATTCATGGTAAATTACCTTCAAAAGTAAATTTAAACGGAAATATATCGTTTTATAAAGAAGGAAATGAATTAATAATTAAAAAAATATGAGTGACTTTTATGAAAATTGCAGGATTTGACATAGGCGGAGCAAACACAGACCTTGCAGTTGTGGACTTTGATAACAAAGGAAATATTACAGGTATTAGAACCGATTTTAGATATTTTCCTATGTGGCTAAAAAAAGATGAACTTGGAAAAGCTCTTTTGGATCTTTTGGGTGATGATGCAGACAGAATTGATGCTGCAGGAATTTGCATGACAGCTGAACTTGTTGATGCATATAAAACAAAAAAAGAAGGGGTTAAAGACATTGCAGTTAAATCTAAGGAAAGTCTTGAGGTACCTGTTGGATTCATAGGGCTCAATGGTCTATTGGATTTTGATGAAACAATTAAGAGACCAGATGAAGTTGCAGCGGCAAACTGGATTGCCACAGCAAAAATTGCGTCTAAAATTGAGGATAATTGTATAATGATAGATACTGGGAGCACTACAACTGATATAATTCCAATTAAAAATGGATTAGAGATTGCAAAGGGAAGATCAGATCTTGAAAGATTAAAAACTGGAGAATTGGTCTACAGCGGGACTTTAAGGACAAATGTAGCCGCACTGGTTGATAAAGTACCTCTGGACGATGAATGGATTAGAATATCGTCCGAACTTTTTGCAATCACCGCAGATGTGCATTTAATTCTTGGAAATATAACAGAAGAAGATTATACTTGCAGTACTCCTGATGGGGCTGGAAAATCTGGGAAAGAATGCATGAGAAGAATTTCAAGGGTTATATGTGGAGATCTTGACATGTTAAGTGAATTTGATATAGAAAAGATTGCAGGATACATATATAAAATGCAGGTTCAAAAAATTGCTGAAGCTTTACTAGAGGTTTCAAAAAGAGAGAGTATTAATAAAGTTGTTACTACGGGCCTTGGAATGAATATAATTGGAGCAGAAGCATCAAAAATGGTTGGAATTGAATCAATAGGGATGGACAAGCTATTAACTAAAGAAGAGTGTGTTGTAGCGCCTGCAGTTGGAACAGCATTAATGATGGAACAATTTTTAAAAAATAAACAGTAATAAGTTAGATTAGATTTTTAAATGAATTTCAGTAAAATATAAAAGGATTCAAACCTAAATAAATCAGTTCAATACTATACAATTTCCAAGTGATTTAATGAAGAAAACAGTAACAATTATCATGTTATTTATATTTATTGCTGGAGCTATATTTTTTATTTTACTGAATTCCAGTGATAATTCCACATTAGGTACTAATAATCTAGGATATGTAACTAAAGACATTTATAACCATTATGGTTCAACTGGACCTAAAATAGCAGTTATAACAGGTATGCATCCGCGTGAAGGTTTATCTACTGTGGTTGTACCTGAAGTAATTAAGTTATATGCACTTACACATAATGTTGAAATTATAAATTACAAGGTAACGGTTACTGATAATCCTGAGGTCTTTTCTACAAGCCGTTTAAATGGTGAAAGCCTGGTTGCTCAATATGTGATTCCAGATATTAAAAAATCAGATTACAGTCTTGTAATAATTTGTCATGATCATGAAAGGGGCTATGGTGAAGGATATTACATTGCAACACCAAGTATGGACTCAAAATCAATTATACTTGCTGAGGGAGTACATAATCTTTTACCTGACTTTAATTATTATCAGAGAGATACAAGTAAAAAAACTCAAAGCAGTTCAATTAAAAGAATTGATAATCCCATAGCCTATTCTGGGACTCCTGTATTTGTTTATGAGATGCCTGAATGGAATGGGTATATAGAATCATTTATTAAATCAAATAATTTAATTGACGCTTCTTTTAATATTTTAAAAATAAATTAATCAGATATTTTAACTTATTTTTTCATTATTTTTTATAATATTATTAAAAATTTTTGAAAAACTTTTTATATGTTTGAATCAAACCCTTTAAAGTATATGAGGGATTTAATGGTTAAAAAAGCTTTTATTATCATTATTGGATTTATTGTTATTATCACAGCAATAGCAGGATCTTTAGATTATTCCAATCCAGCTGAAAGCGTTACTCTCGGCTCAGATTACAGGGGAAATGTCACAAAAGATGTTTATAATAATGAAAAATCAGAAACTAAAGTTGCTGTTATAACAGGTATACATCCACGGGAAACTCTCTCAATTAATACTACTTCTGATGTGGTGAAAAATTACGCACAATCTCATGACGTAGAAATTATACATTACAGAATTATGGTTAAAGAAAATCCAGATTATGTAAAAAGTGGTAGAAGTAAAGGTGAAGGACTAGCTGCGGATTATATAATTTCTGATGTTGCTAAATCTGATTATGACCTTGTGATAATCTGTCATGATCATAAACCAGGTTATGGTGAGGGATTTTATATTGCAACTCCTTTAATGGATGCTAAATCAGTTGAACTTGGAGAAAAAATCGATAAAGCATTACCGGATTTTAGATACTGTCCTTCAGATGCAAATCCCAGAAAAAAAGGTAGTTCTACTGAGATATTTACTAAACCACTGGCTAAAACTGGACACCCTACATTTGTCTATGAAATTCCAGAATGGAGTAAATACAATGAAGCCTACAATATTACATATACTCTGATTGATGTCTGTTATAAACTTCTTTAATGGTATCAAAAAAATAAAATATTAATTTTTTATGTATTATGTGTAAAATACTGCATAAATGAAGATTGCAAGAGCTATAAATGGTAATATGACATTTATAAGAATTTCTATTTCTCGAAAGCCTGTTTTTTTGGAGTATAAGAACCTAATAATGCTGAAATAGTTAATATTAGCCATCCAATTGCAATTAAATAACTTTTTTGGTATAAGAAGTAGATAAAGAGGATAAAAAATGTTAAGCCAATGCTAAGATTAATTATATCATTTCTTGACATGAACAAATCTTTGTTTCCTATTTTTATTATATTTGCTTATTATTTGTATTAAAAAGAAAAATAAATAGATTCTATTGTTTAATCATTTTAAGCTTCTACACAATGCAAAATTTTATTTACCATATCAAAATCAACAGGTTTACTTATATAATAATTTGCACAGTTCTTATAAGCTTCATTAATATCATTAGGGTAATCTGAAGCAGTTATAACCACAACAGGCATTGACTTTAGGTCTTTATCATTTTTAATTTTTTTAAGTACTTCAAAACCATCCATACGTGGTAAACTTAAATCTAATAAGATAATATCTGGTTCTGGTACATTTTTAAAACTTTTTTTACGATTTAAATAATCCATTGCTTCAATACCGTCTTTAACAATATGTAAATCACTTTTTATATCCATATCTTTGAAGACTTCTAATATCCAGCGCGCATCTGCAGGATTATCTTCTATTAACAAAATATTCAGCGATTTGTTAACCATGATCTTATCCTCTTTCTAATCTCTAATTAAGACATTAGTAGAAGTACTACAATAAATTGAAATTTATTTCAATTTTTATATTACATTATCTATTTTTTACATTTATATTATATTGTATTAATCCCTAATAAAGTTTATTTTTTAATTAGGGATAAAATTGAGAATTTTAATACTTATTAGAATATTATTATGCATATATGATTAATATTTTCCAGATTAATCATACAATTTCTATAAACATACATTGGAAACTATTAAAAATAAAAAAACATCATAAAAAGATTAAAAAAATAAAAATATTGGTGTTTGGTGTTCAGTACCAAACATCCTTTATTCCAATCAGATAAGCAATAATATTAGCTGCAAGGTGTAAGATAATTGATATAACAAATAAAAGTAAAAGCATGTCCCATGGTATGACAACAACAATTGAAGCAAAAATCAAAGCACCTACAACAAGATCAAGCTGATCAAGAAGTGGAATAGGTTTACC
This genomic window from Methanobacterium sp. contains:
- a CDS encoding ATP-grasp domain-containing protein, translated to MKILILEYATALGIKDPSIYAEGTAMLNGLLDDLKSKNVDYLVSEVYNHLNDNYNNPVKLKGDLMGWLDKNISSYDSCLVIAPEEELILYRIIELIEKKGIEVIGSSSDAVMKCSDKYEMYQSLKGKIPIIETERVFFDEIDNYEYLDNKNKVIKPADGVSCSGITVVNDLNGFKEAVYNLQTGIPYFIVQDFIEGTSASVSLLSNGNDALPLSLNYQNIELSQDGINYKGGNVPLEHELEDEAKKIAKNAVESIKGLKGYVGVDMILGDRAYLVEINSRITTPYVALREILDLNLGEAIINSIHGKLPSKVNLNGNISFYKEGNELIIKKI
- a CDS encoding hydantoinase/oxoprolinase family protein, whose translation is MKIAGFDIGGANTDLAVVDFDNKGNITGIRTDFRYFPMWLKKDELGKALLDLLGDDADRIDAAGICMTAELVDAYKTKKEGVKDIAVKSKESLEVPVGFIGLNGLLDFDETIKRPDEVAAANWIATAKIASKIEDNCIMIDTGSTTTDIIPIKNGLEIAKGRSDLERLKTGELVYSGTLRTNVAALVDKVPLDDEWIRISSELFAITADVHLILGNITEEDYTCSTPDGAGKSGKECMRRISRVICGDLDMLSEFDIEKIAGYIYKMQVQKIAEALLEVSKRESINKVVTTGLGMNIIGAEASKMVGIESIGMDKLLTKEECVVAPAVGTALMMEQFLKNKQ
- a CDS encoding response regulator, whose translation is MVNKSLNILLIEDNPADARWILEVFKDMDIKSDLHIVKDGIEAMDYLNRKKSFKNVPEPDIILLDLSLPRMDGFEVLKKIKNDKDLKSMPVVVITASDYPNDINEAYKNCANYYISKPVDFDMVNKILHCVEA
- a CDS encoding CDP-archaeol synthase; amino-acid sequence: GKPIPLLDQLDLVVGALIFASIVVVIPWDMLLLLFVISIILHLAANIIAYLIGIKDVWY